AGTACCGCCTAACTCCAGATCAACGTCCATAACAACGGAATCGTAACCTTGTAAAAGCGGATACATAGTTTCGTGATACCAGACAGTGTCTCCAAGTTTTAGTCGTCTTTGAAACATTTCTCTCTTAAAAAGCTGGACGGCGGAAATTTTCGAGGCAATCTCAATAATATCTTTTAAATTCATTTTTAAAAGCCAGTCGCCATTATATTTAATTTTGACTTTATTAAAATCAATAATTGGCTTAACTTGGTCTTTCCAAGTTTTGATATTCTGATCAATTTCCGTTTGAGTTATTAACTTTCTTGCGGTTCCCCGCTGGGAAGGGTCGCCAACCAAAACCGTGCCGGTGCCGAAAAGCAAAATCGCTTCGTGGCCAAGATCAGCGAACTGCTGAAGTTTTCTTAACATGACTGTATGGCCTAAATGTAAGTTGGTGGCCGTCGGGTCAATTCCCAAGTATAGCTTGATCTTTTTTGTCTGCATCAGTTTTTTCAGACCTTCCTTGCTGGGTAAAATCTGTTCTACTCCCCTAGCTAAAACCTGATCGATAGTTATTGGCATATTAAATTTATAATTGATTTTAGTTTATTTTCCAACGGTGTTTTGTTGGGAAAAGCATTAATCAATTTCTCAAATAATATTGTAATACGATTTAAATGGTTTTTCACCGCAGGATTTAACTTAGCAACATTCCACTCCGGAGTGGAATGTTGATCAATTATTATTCTAGCGGCGGGGTCGGTAGAAAGGTATGGACTTTCTTGGGGTTTATTAGGATTAATAGTGACTCCGGGTTTAGTAAAAATCGACTGAATCGGAAGACCAAATTGTTGGTCAAAATGAGATTCGTCAGTTTTATGATTAGTTTCGGCTAAAGAAAAACTCCAGCCGATTTTAAGGCCGCAATTATGTTGGTTAAAAAAATGTAAGACATCTCTTGTTTCCAGTGCTTCGTAAGATTGCGGTAAAGCATTGGGGAAAATTTCTGACGCCTTAAATATATACCAATTTTCAAGCTTAAAATTTGTAATAATTATTTGAATAATTTGATGTAAATTAGCAGCGGCCTTTTTACACTGTTCCCTATCAAGATTATTCGCCAGCCAGGCGTGCTGATCGGCAACTAATAAAAATACCTGACTTTTTGGGATTTGAAGCTTAACAAATTCGGCGGACAAGAGAAAACCAATTAAGTCAAACGGCGCAGCCTGGCTGATTTTGGTTTCAGTGGCGATGCCGGTACCAAGAAAAATATTTGGTTTTGTTTGGTCCACTATAAAATCTGCCTGGTTAGGCCAAAAAAGCGGATTTTGCGATAAATTTATCATAGGTGCTGAGGGAGGGATTTGAACCCCCGAAGCTTAAAAGCAACTGTTCTACAGACAGCCCCGATTGACCGGACTCCGGCACCTCAGCATAAAATGGAGCACATCAGCCAAAGGCTGATTGGCCTATGGCCAAAAAAATCCCGCTAAGTGCGGGAGTCAAGTCAAACAGATAAATTTATCTGTAAAATATTGACGTGCTCCGTTGCCGACACACGCTAGTTCTGTGACGGGAACTCCCGTAGCTGATTTTGTCAGCTCTGCTCCAGAGTGTAAAAATTCTCTTTCATCGCTTTATTAGATTGTCAAAGATGGGTGTATTATAGCACAGAAATTAAAAATCCGCAAGAGTCGGGAGTTGGAGGTGATTTTCAATCCGCCGGGTCCGTTTTTCCAGATCAAGATAGTCATGTTCAAAAAGATCAATAATATCGTCAGTTTTTTTGTCAATTTTTTTGACGTCTTTTTTCAATCCAAGAACATTTTTCCCGGTTTCTTTTGATTGTTGTTCTAAGTCTATTACCCTGTTGTTTAGGTTTTTTAATCTATCTTGAAGCTGCATTCTTGAAAGTATAATTTCCGCTCGTAAGCTTTTCTGTCCAGTTTCCGATTCGGAAACCACTTCTTCTCTAACAACTTTTTTAATTTTGCTTAAATCTTGCTTGGTTAACATAAGTCTAAATTAGCACGTTAAATTTACTTTTTCAACCAGGAAACGCCCAGATAAGTAAACGGGGTTTCGATAATCGACATAGAACATTTTAAGAACCAGTAGGGCCAGATTAAAGAAACTAGAAAACCAATATTACCAGGGGCATAAAAAGCTAAGGAATAAAAGATAACCGTGTCAAAGAGTTGGCCAATAAAGTTGGATAAGTTATTTCTCAGCCATAAATTTTTCTGGCCTAATTTTTCCCTGATTTTGCTAAACACGAAAACATCAAAGCGTTCGCTTAAGAAAAAAGCGGTTAGACTGGCTAGAGTAATGCGCAAGGACTTGGCAAAAATTAAGTTATAAGCGTCGTTGGTCGGCAGAAAACGTTTGGCTGGCGGCAAGGAAATACAGAGGAGGTTGTAAGCGGCTAAACCAATTAAAATGTATAAACTGATTTTAATAAAACTGCGGGCGCGGGCTTTGCCGTAAACTTCAGTGACAATATCGTTAATGGTGAAGGTTAAGGGAAGGATAAAGATACCGACGGCGGCTTTAATAAAACCGATTTGAAAAATTTTGCTGCCGAGTAGTTCGGCGCTAACAATAGCGGCGATGTAGACAGCCAAGAGTAAATCAAGTTTCTGAGTTTTGTCCATAAAGTTAAAAGGAGTATATTATATTTATGAGTAACTGGCAACGAGAGTGGCGGAGAAGGGTCAATAAACTGAAGGAATTTTCTCACAGCTACAGAATTAGAACTAAGGCAGATTTTATTAAATTTGTGGCTTTGTTAACGTTTGTCGGTTTAGTGGTTGGTTCGCTATTAGGAGTGGTTTTATTTGCCTGGTATTCACGGGATCTACCCCAACCCGGTAAGATTGTCAGGCGGGAAGGGTTTGCGACGAAAATTTTAGACCGCAACGGTGAACTTTTATATGATGTTTTTGCTGATCAAAAACGGACCCCGGTCACGTTGGATAAAATACCGGAGAAATTAAAGGAGGCGACGGTAGCGATTGAGGATAAAAATTTTTATAAACATCAGGGATTTGATCCTATGGGTTGGTTGAGAGCGGTGTTTAATATTTTAGTGCGCCATAGTTTGCAAGGCGGATCAACCTTGACACAACAGTTAGTTAAGAATGTGTTATTGACTTCTCAAAGAACCATAGGGAGAAAGATTCAGGAATTTGTACTGGCAGTAGAGATTGAAAAAAAATATACCAAAGACGAAATTTTGCAGATGTATCTAAACGAAGCCCCTTACGGCGGAACGGCTTGGGGAGTGGAGTCGGCTAGTGAGACATATTTCGGAAAAAGCGTGACTGATTTAAATTTAGTGGAGTGTGCAATTTTGGCCGGCTTACCCCAATCGCCGACTAGCTACTCGCCGTTTGGAACGAGTCCGGAGGCTTATAAAACCAGGACTAAAGATGTTTTGCGGCGGATGAGAGAAGATAGCTATATTTCCAAAAGCGAAGAGAATCAGGCTTTGAATGATTTAAATCAAGTTTCGTTTGCTCAAGAGGGGGCAGATTTCAAAGCGCCGCATTTTGTGATGTATGTCAAGCAACAATTGATTGATCGTTACGGCGAAAAATTGGTCGAGCAAGGCGGGTTAACAGTAACGACGACGTTAGATTGGCAATTGCAGGAGAAAGCGCAGGTAATTGTGGCGGAGGAAATTAAAAAAGTGGAGAGTTTGAAGATTACTAACGGGGCGGCGATGGTATTAGATCCGCAGACCGGAGAAATTTTAGCGATGGTCGGATCAAAAGATTATTTTGATGAAAACTATGATGGTAAAGTGAATGTGAATTTGTCACAGAGACAACCGGGGTCAGCGATTAAACCAATTACTTACGTGACGGCGTTTAAAGAGGGTTATACAGCGGCAACAATGTTGGTTGACGTGGAAACCGTGTTCCCCGGCGGCGTTAATTTGCCGGAATACAAACCGAAAAACTATGACGGGAAACTTCATGGTCCGGTACAATTAAGATACGCTTTGGGAAGTTCTTTAAATATTCCGGCGGTGAAACTGTTGCAATTGGTAGGGATTAAAGATATGTTAACAACAGCTTATAAAATGGGTTTGACAACACTGGAACCGACTCAGGAGCACGTGAATCGTTTCGGGCTGTCAGTGACACTGGGTGGCGGTGAAGTGCGTTTGATTGACATGGTGGCGGCCTACAGTGCTTTTGCCAACACCGGACTAAAAGTGGAGCCGATCAGTATTTTAAAAGTGGAAGACAGCAACGGGAAGGTGTTGGAACAGTTTAAACCCACCCAAGGGCAACGGGTTTTAAGCGAGGAAGAAGCTTGGTTAATTACCGATATTTTGTCAGATAACAATGCCCGGTTGATTAGTTTTGGGCCCAACAGTTTGTTAAATATTAGCAACCGGACAGTGGCGGTGAAAACCGGAACCACTAATGATCAAAGAGATAACTGGGCAATTGGGTGGACGCCGGATATAATGGTGGGTGCTTGGGTAGGAAATAATGACAATACGCCGATGAAAACAGTGGCGTCAGGGGTTTCCGGGGCTTCACCAATCTGGAGACGAATTATTTTGGAAGCGATTAAAGATAAGCCGCTGAAAGAATGGGCAGTGCCGAAAGGAATTGTAAGTTTGGATGTCGACAGCATCTCCGGCTTAGTCAGCCACGACGGTTATCCGTCCAGGAAAGAATATTTTATTAAGGGGACGGAACCGGTAGGAGTAGATACTATTCACACTAAGCTGAAAGTTTGTAAAGGTCAGGAAAAGTTGGCTCCGGATACGCTAGCGGCCCGGGGCGATTACGACGAAAAAGAATATATTGTGTTAAAGGAAAGCGATCCTGGCGGCGGCAGCCGCAACCGCTGGCAGGAAGGAATTGACGCCTGGATTAACGGCCAAAGTGACGGCAGGTATAAATATCCCAAAGAATATTGCAGTGATTCAACTGAGGTGGTAGTGGAGATTGAAGAACCTGGGGATAAAACTCAAATTAATTC
Above is a window of Candidatus Beckwithbacteria bacterium DNA encoding:
- a CDS encoding queuosine precursor transporter; this encodes MDKTQKLDLLLAVYIAAIVSAELLGSKIFQIGFIKAAVGIFILPLTFTINDIVTEVYGKARARSFIKISLYILIGLAAYNLLCISLPPAKRFLPTNDAYNLIFAKSLRITLASLTAFFLSERFDVFVFSKIREKLGQKNLWLRNNLSNFIGQLFDTVIFYSLAFYAPGNIGFLVSLIWPYWFLKCSMSIIETPFTYLGVSWLKK
- a CDS encoding PBP1A family penicillin-binding protein — protein: MSNWQREWRRRVNKLKEFSHSYRIRTKADFIKFVALLTFVGLVVGSLLGVVLFAWYSRDLPQPGKIVRREGFATKILDRNGELLYDVFADQKRTPVTLDKIPEKLKEATVAIEDKNFYKHQGFDPMGWLRAVFNILVRHSLQGGSTLTQQLVKNVLLTSQRTIGRKIQEFVLAVEIEKKYTKDEILQMYLNEAPYGGTAWGVESASETYFGKSVTDLNLVECAILAGLPQSPTSYSPFGTSPEAYKTRTKDVLRRMREDSYISKSEENQALNDLNQVSFAQEGADFKAPHFVMYVKQQLIDRYGEKLVEQGGLTVTTTLDWQLQEKAQVIVAEEIKKVESLKITNGAAMVLDPQTGEILAMVGSKDYFDENYDGKVNVNLSQRQPGSAIKPITYVTAFKEGYTAATMLVDVETVFPGGVNLPEYKPKNYDGKLHGPVQLRYALGSSLNIPAVKLLQLVGIKDMLTTAYKMGLTTLEPTQEHVNRFGLSVTLGGGEVRLIDMVAAYSAFANTGLKVEPISILKVEDSNGKVLEQFKPTQGQRVLSEEEAWLITDILSDNNARLISFGPNSLLNISNRTVAVKTGTTNDQRDNWAIGWTPDIMVGAWVGNNDNTPMKTVASGVSGASPIWRRIILEAIKDKPLKEWAVPKGIVSLDVDSISGLVSHDGYPSRKEYFIKGTEPVGVDTIHTKLKVCKGQEKLAPDTLAARGDYDEKEYIVLKESDPGGGSRNRWQEGIDAWINGQSDGRYKYPKEYCSDSTEVVVEIEEPGDKTQINSHDITIKTKVTGNSSIKQVEFYANDEKKGPTLTSKPFETTISLADGIYTIKVKAVDEKGNVGESQIKIGVNKPWDWQPSPSPSPSLSPSPFPLPPSP
- the tyrS gene encoding tyrosine--tRNA ligase: MPITIDQVLARGVEQILPSKEGLKKLMQTKKIKLYLGIDPTATNLHLGHTVMLRKLQQFADLGHEAILLFGTGTVLVGDPSQRGTARKLITQTEIDQNIKTWKDQVKPIIDFNKVKIKYNGDWLLKMNLKDIIEIASKISAVQLFKREMFQRRLKLGDTVWYHETMYPLLQGYDSVVMDVDLELGGTDQIFNMLVGRELQQKINHREKFVLAGKMILGTDGQQMNKTSGNCIWLTDTAEDMFAKLMAVRDELMPDYWEFFTDKTMPKNDPLTVKKTLALEITSQYHGLNNAKVAQKHFEQTFQQKAPEYKETIKFKENLIKTLAQITASNAEAKRLIIQGAVDINNLKTTDLYAPLKIGDRLKIGQKTFVKVV